TCGTGGATGGTCCGGAGGTGGAGTCCGAGTGGCATAACTTCGATGCCCTCAACCTCGGTCCTGACCACCCTGCTCGGTCAATGCAAGATACCTTTTTCGTGGAATCCCCGGACTCTGGCGTGGTGCTGCGTACGCACACCTCGCCGGTACAAATCCGCACGATGTTGCAGCAGCCACCGCCGATCTACATGGTTGCACCGGGTCGGGTGTTCCGCACCGACGAGTTGGATGCCACCCACACTCCGGTGTTCAGCCAGATCGAAGGTCTGGCTATCGACCGGGACATCAACATGGCCCACTTGAAGGGGACCCTTGACCATTTCGCTGCCGCCCTGTTTGGCGAAGGCATAGTCACCCGGCTGCGTCCCTCCTATTTCCCGTTCACCGAGCCGAGTGCGGAACTGGACTTGGAATGCTTTGCCTGCCGTGGCGATTCCGTCGGTAATCCGGATCGGCCTTGCCGCACCTGCAGCAGTGAAGGTTGGATCGAATGGGGCGGCTGCGGCATGGTCAACCCGCGAGTTTTGCGTGCCTGCGGTATCGACCCGGAGATCTACCGCGGATTCGCATTCGGTATGGGCCTGGAACGCACGCTGATGTTCCGCCACGGCATCACCGACATGCGTGACATGGTCGAAGGCGATGTTCGATTCACCCGTCCGTTCGGCTTGGAGGTCTGATGCGCGTCCCGCTGTCATGGCTGCGTGAGTTCGCGCCCGTCCCAGAGTCAGAGTCCGGTCGAGACGTTGCCGCCAGACTCATCCAGGCTGGGCTGGAAGTGGAAACCGTTGACACCGTCGGTGGCGAGGTTACCGGCCCGTTAGTCATCGGCCGAGTGCTCACGGTGGAAGAACTCACCGAATTCAAGAAACCGATCCGGTTTTGCACGGTCGCGGTGGGGGAGGACCACGGTCATCCCGATACCCCCGGTGAGCGAGGCATCATCTGCGGTGCCGCAAACTTCGCCGCCCGTGACCTAGTGGTTATTGCGCTACCCGGATCGGTGCTGCCCGGTGGCTTCGAAATCGGTTCGCGCAAGACCTACGGCCGCATCTCGGATGGGATGATCTGCAGCGAACAAGAACTCGGTTTGGGTGAGGATCACGACGGCATCATGGTGCTACCACCTGACGCCGGCGTTCCTGGTGATCCGGCCGGGCCGGTGCTGGGCTTGGGCGAAGAGGTGCTCGACATTGCCGTCACCCCTGACCGGGGGTACGCGTTGAGCATCCGCGGCGTGGCTCGCGAAGCTGCCACCAGTTACGGCGTGTCCTTCACTGATCCGGGGAATGAGCTCGCCGAACTACCGGTGCCCGCGGATGACCATGAACCACATCCGTGTGCGATTGAGGATCTAGCGGCCTGCG
This genomic window from Actinomycetes bacterium contains:
- the pheS gene encoding phenylalanine--tRNA ligase subunit alpha yields the protein MSAPNKQFDPVAAEALSEESVTAAVTAAEQAFAAASDLDQLKSARIEHAGDRSALALANREIGALPPSAKAEAGKRVGQARARVKQALAQRQQVLEAERDERVLVEEAVDITKFYDRDPAGARHPLSTIQERMADIFVAMGYDVVDGPEVESEWHNFDALNLGPDHPARSMQDTFFVESPDSGVVLRTHTSPVQIRTMLQQPPPIYMVAPGRVFRTDELDATHTPVFSQIEGLAIDRDINMAHLKGTLDHFAAALFGEGIVTRLRPSYFPFTEPSAELDLECFACRGDSVGNPDRPCRTCSSEGWIEWGGCGMVNPRVLRACGIDPEIYRGFAFGMGLERTLMFRHGITDMRDMVEGDVRFTRPFGLEV